One stretch of Oncorhynchus clarkii lewisi isolate Uvic-CL-2024 chromosome 3, UVic_Ocla_1.0, whole genome shotgun sequence DNA includes these proteins:
- the LOC139405696 gene encoding cholecystokinin-like — protein MNAGICVCVLLAAFSGSSLGRPSDSQDEDKPEPPQLGSVMSPQHTRHTRSAPSSGQLIPFSKPAEDEAEDPHTSLRELLARLISRKGSLQRSSSLSSRASGPGPSHKIKDRDYLGWMDFGRRSAEEYEEYSS, from the exons ATGAATGCAGGCATCTGTGTATGTGTACTGCTGGCTGCGTTCTCTGGCAGCAGTTTGGGGCGCCCGTCGGACTCGCAGGATGAGGACAAGCCTGAGCCCCCCCAGCTCGGCAGCGTTATGTCTCCCCAACACACACGCCACACCCGCTCAGCACCCTCCAGTGGCCAGCTCATCCCCTTCTCCAAACCGGCAGAGGACGAGGCAGAGGACCCCCACACCAGTCTGCGTGAACTACTGGCAAGATTGATATCCAGGAAAG GATCATTGCAGAGGAGCTCGTCCCTGAGCAGCAGAGCCAGCGGTCCGGGTCCCAGCCACAAGATAAAGGACAGAGACTACCTGGGCTGGATGGACTTCGGACGCCGCAGTGCAGAGGAGTACGAGGAGTACTCCTCATAG